A genome region from Candidatus Manganitrophus noduliformans includes the following:
- a CDS encoding citrate synthase: MSDYSPGLAGVPATRSKVSYLDGTKGVLEYRGIRLETLADRSNFIETAYLLLFGNLPTPTQLEKFDKDLRVHRRIKYRITDLIKCLPDNGHPMDALQAAVAALGMFYPDKNVQDEQTQYLSAVRLIAKIPTIVAAYARLRRGDDQIQPRDDLNYTENFLYMLTEKVPDKVMSEILDTCLILHAEHTMNASTFSGLVTASTLADPYTVVSSAVGTLKGPLHGGANEKVLTMLKEIGSIDRVRPYIEAKVKAKQRIMGLGHREYKVKDPRAIILQRLAKRLFEHYGKSPLYEVAVEVEKVGEEYLASKKVYANVDFYSGILYQKMGIETDFFTPIFAMARVVGWLAHWIEQVKDNHIFRPTEIYEGEHDRAYVPLSERKG; encoded by the coding sequence ATGAGCGACTATTCACCGGGATTGGCGGGGGTTCCTGCGACACGGTCCAAGGTTAGTTATCTGGATGGGACCAAAGGGGTTCTCGAGTACCGAGGGATTCGATTGGAGACCCTGGCCGATCGGAGCAACTTCATCGAAACGGCCTACCTTCTCCTCTTCGGAAACCTGCCGACCCCCACCCAGCTTGAGAAGTTCGACAAAGACCTCCGCGTGCACCGGCGGATCAAATACCGCATTACCGATCTGATCAAATGCCTTCCCGACAACGGTCACCCGATGGATGCGCTTCAGGCGGCGGTCGCGGCGCTCGGGATGTTCTATCCCGATAAAAATGTCCAGGATGAGCAGACCCAATATCTTTCAGCCGTTCGTCTGATCGCCAAAATTCCGACCATCGTCGCCGCTTATGCCCGTCTTCGGCGCGGAGACGATCAGATCCAGCCGCGCGACGACCTCAACTACACCGAAAATTTCCTCTACATGCTGACCGAAAAGGTCCCGGATAAGGTGATGTCGGAGATTCTCGACACCTGTCTCATTCTCCACGCCGAGCATACGATGAACGCCTCGACGTTCAGCGGATTGGTGACCGCTTCGACCTTGGCCGACCCCTATACCGTTGTTTCCTCTGCCGTCGGGACCCTGAAAGGGCCGCTTCATGGAGGGGCGAACGAAAAGGTCCTTACGATGCTGAAAGAGATCGGCTCGATCGATCGGGTGCGGCCGTACATCGAAGCAAAGGTCAAAGCCAAGCAGCGGATCATGGGGTTGGGGCATCGCGAGTACAAGGTCAAGGACCCCCGCGCGATTATCTTACAGCGCCTGGCCAAACGCCTGTTCGAGCATTATGGCAAATCACCCCTTTACGAGGTGGCGGTCGAGGTCGAGAAGGTCGGAGAAGAGTACCTTGCCTCTAAAAAGGTCTATGCCAATGTCGATTTTTACTCGGGGATTCTTTACCAGAAAATGGGGATCGAGACCGACTTCTTCACCCCGATCTTCGCGATGGCACGGGTGGTCGGCTGGCTGGCCCATTGGATTGAACAGGTGAAAGACAACCACATCTTCCGTCCCACCGAGATCTATGAGGGAGAGCACGACCGGGCCTATGTTCCCCTCTCGGAGCGGAAAGGATAG
- a CDS encoding tetratricopeptide repeat protein, protein MSIRDPDAEKHFNHGLELSKKDKEGALASFRKAIALSPDYAEAYYNAGVVLGNLGRPEEAAEAFRNVIRIKPERAEGYFNLGTLYGVMGRKQEAVEMLKRAVALRPAYPEAHFNLGITYVSLKNQAAALEEYKILSGIDRDRAERLFGLIYT, encoded by the coding sequence GTGTCAATACGAGATCCGGATGCCGAGAAACATTTTAATCATGGTCTCGAATTATCCAAGAAGGATAAGGAAGGAGCGCTCGCCTCTTTCCGAAAAGCGATCGCGCTTTCGCCCGATTACGCCGAAGCCTATTACAATGCCGGCGTCGTTCTCGGCAACCTGGGCCGTCCGGAAGAAGCGGCGGAGGCGTTCCGAAACGTGATCCGGATCAAGCCGGAGCGCGCGGAAGGCTATTTTAATCTCGGCACCCTTTACGGGGTGATGGGCCGCAAGCAGGAGGCCGTCGAGATGTTAAAGCGGGCCGTCGCTCTGCGCCCCGCTTATCCCGAAGCCCACTTCAACCTCGGAATTACCTATGTCAGCCTGAAGAATCAGGCGGCGGCGCTGGAAGAATATAAAATCCTCTCCGGTATCGATCGCGACCGGGCGGAGCGGCTCTTCGGTCTCATCTATACGTAG
- a CDS encoding GYD domain-containing protein, with translation MATYIMLSTLTDDGSETLKENPSRLKEVNKEIEGMGVKIMSQYATLGPYDFVNIIEAPDNETVARLSVELGGRGSVKLLTMPAIPIDRFIASLQPQKK, from the coding sequence ATGGCGACGTATATTATGCTCAGCACGCTGACCGACGATGGGAGCGAAACGCTCAAAGAAAATCCAAGCCGGCTCAAAGAGGTCAATAAAGAGATCGAAGGGATGGGGGTGAAGATCATGAGCCAGTACGCGACCCTCGGGCCGTATGACTTCGTCAACATTATCGAAGCGCCCGACAACGAGACGGTCGCGCGGCTCTCCGTGGAGTTGGGAGGGCGGGGATCGGTCAAGCTTTTGACGATGCCGGCCATTCCGATCGACCGGTTTATTGCAAGCTTGCAGCCGCAGAAAAAATAA
- a CDS encoding uracil-DNA glycosylase, which translates to MKARTVASLQEEVIRCTRCPRLVQYCTEIARTKRRAYRDEAYWGKPVPGWGDPDARLLMIGLAPAAHGGNRTGRVFTGDASGDFLFRALHKAGFANQATSLHREDGLRLKDAYLTAVVHCAPPDNKPLPAEIETCRSYLVAELTALTKVKAVLVFGKIALDGFRAALPEAHGIDLPAASTPFQHGAAYEIGHPPLRLFISYHPSRQNTQTGRLTAPMFDAVFRKIRVYLDQS; encoded by the coding sequence ATGAAAGCGAGAACCGTCGCATCCCTCCAGGAAGAGGTCATCCGCTGCACCCGCTGCCCCAGGCTGGTGCAGTATTGCACCGAGATCGCGCGGACGAAACGAAGGGCTTACCGGGATGAGGCGTATTGGGGAAAGCCGGTGCCGGGGTGGGGCGATCCCGATGCGCGGCTGCTGATGATCGGCCTGGCCCCCGCCGCGCACGGCGGCAATCGGACCGGCCGCGTTTTTACGGGAGATGCTTCCGGCGATTTTCTCTTTCGCGCCCTTCACAAGGCCGGCTTCGCCAATCAGGCGACATCACTCCACAGGGAGGACGGCCTCCGATTGAAAGACGCCTACCTGACCGCCGTCGTTCACTGCGCCCCGCCCGACAACAAACCGCTGCCGGCCGAGATTGAAACCTGCCGGAGTTACCTTGTGGCGGAGCTGACGGCGCTAACGAAGGTGAAGGCGGTCTTGGTTTTTGGAAAAATCGCCTTGGACGGATTTCGCGCCGCCCTTCCCGAGGCGCACGGGATCGATCTTCCGGCGGCATCGACCCCTTTTCAGCATGGGGCCGCTTACGAGATCGGCCATCCCCCGCTCCGTCTCTTCATCTCGTATCATCCCAGCCGCCAGAACACGCAGACCGGCCGTTTGACGGCGCCGATGTTCGACGCCGTCTTCCGAAAGATCCGGGTCTATCTCGATCAAAGCTAA
- the treZ gene encoding malto-oligosyltrehalose trehalohydrolase — translation MLKTIPPRPFGATTLENGSVAFRVWAPFAREIQIKLIGRDLPLQATMSATGERHCFEAIVPNIPAGTRYFYHLNGDRDRPDPYSRFQPEGVHGPSEVVDPNAFAWSDQGWRGIPLEDYILYELHPGTFTPEGTFDAIIAHLNYLKRDLGITAVEIMPVAQFPGRRNWGYDGVHLFAPQNSYGGPDGLRRLVDACHAAGLAVVLDVVYNHLGHEGNYLREFGPYFTSKYKTPWGDAVNFDDAGSDFVRRYVIDNALYWIREYHIDALRLDAVHAIYDFSAKHILQEMKEAADETARGLGRPVYLIAESDLNDPKIIRAPAQGGYGLDAQWSDDFHHCLHALLTGEREGYYQDFGRLDQMERAIREGYVMAGVYSPYRDRIHGSPSDGQPPSKFVVFSQNHDQTGNRVLGDRLSTLISFEAQKLAAAAVLLAPNLPLLFMGEEYGETAPFQYFTHYQDPILGEAVRKGRWEEAIGFGWKGEVPDPQSEETFQRSKLDLSQRFQEPNSRLFAFYQRLIALRKSAPDLHPTGGTAQIKRHDQEACLTLQRGDKILIVLSFHPKIVSLPISFPGGTWERLLDSQEKQFGGSEERLLPARLEANRTAELRLSPYQAALFRRIE, via the coding sequence TTGCTGAAGACGATCCCGCCCCGCCCATTCGGCGCAACAACATTGGAAAACGGTTCCGTCGCGTTTCGCGTCTGGGCCCCCTTTGCGAGAGAGATACAGATCAAACTGATCGGCCGGGACTTGCCCCTTCAGGCGACAATGAGCGCAACGGGAGAACGTCACTGCTTCGAAGCGATCGTCCCGAACATTCCGGCCGGCACCCGTTATTTCTACCATCTCAACGGAGATCGGGACCGCCCCGATCCCTACTCCCGCTTTCAGCCCGAAGGGGTGCACGGCCCCTCCGAAGTGGTCGATCCGAACGCCTTCGCCTGGTCCGATCAAGGGTGGCGCGGCATCCCGCTCGAAGATTATATCCTTTACGAACTCCACCCCGGGACCTTTACCCCGGAAGGGACCTTTGATGCGATCATCGCCCATTTAAATTATCTCAAGCGGGATCTCGGGATCACCGCCGTGGAGATCATGCCGGTCGCGCAGTTCCCCGGACGCCGAAACTGGGGTTATGACGGCGTCCATCTCTTTGCCCCGCAAAACAGCTACGGCGGGCCCGACGGGCTGAGGCGGCTGGTCGACGCCTGTCACGCCGCCGGCCTGGCGGTGGTGCTGGATGTGGTCTACAATCACCTCGGACATGAAGGAAATTACCTCCGAGAGTTCGGCCCCTACTTCACCTCGAAGTACAAAACCCCCTGGGGAGATGCGGTGAATTTCGACGATGCCGGGTCGGACTTCGTCCGCCGCTACGTGATCGACAACGCCCTCTACTGGATCCGGGAGTATCACATCGACGCCCTCCGCCTCGACGCCGTCCACGCCATCTATGATTTTTCCGCCAAACACATTCTGCAGGAGATGAAGGAGGCGGCGGATGAGACCGCCCGGGGGCTCGGAAGGCCGGTTTATTTGATCGCCGAAAGCGATCTGAACGACCCCAAAATCATCCGCGCGCCGGCGCAGGGAGGCTACGGCCTCGACGCCCAATGGAGCGACGACTTTCATCATTGCCTCCATGCTCTCCTCACAGGCGAACGAGAAGGCTACTACCAGGATTTCGGGCGGCTCGATCAGATGGAGCGGGCGATCCGGGAGGGATACGTCATGGCGGGCGTCTATTCCCCCTACCGCGATCGGATTCATGGGAGCCCCTCCGACGGCCAACCCCCTTCCAAATTCGTCGTCTTCTCTCAAAACCACGATCAGACCGGCAACCGGGTATTGGGAGATCGGCTCTCGACCCTCATTTCGTTCGAAGCGCAAAAGCTCGCCGCGGCCGCGGTCCTCCTCGCCCCGAATCTCCCGCTTCTCTTCATGGGGGAAGAGTACGGCGAGACCGCCCCCTTTCAATATTTCACGCACTATCAGGATCCGATTCTCGGAGAGGCGGTTCGGAAGGGACGTTGGGAAGAAGCGATCGGATTCGGATGGAAGGGCGAGGTCCCCGATCCGCAGTCGGAGGAGACGTTTCAGCGCTCCAAGCTCGATCTCTCGCAACGCTTCCAGGAACCGAACAGCCGGCTCTTCGCGTTTTATCAGCGGCTCATCGCGCTTCGGAAGTCGGCGCCCGATCTTCATCCCACAGGAGGAACGGCTCAGATCAAGCGTCACGATCAGGAGGCCTGTCTCACGCTCCAACGGGGGGATAAAATTTTAATCGTTCTCAGCTTTCATCCCAAAATCGTCTCCCTCCCGATCTCCTTTCCCGGAGGGACTTGGGAACGGCTCCTCGACAGCCAGGAGAAACAATTCGGCGGATCGGAAGAGCGACTCCTCCCCGCGCGCCTGGAAGCAAACCGCACCGCCGAACTTCGACTCTCCCCCTATCAGGCCGCGCTTTTTCGACGGATCGAGTAA
- a CDS encoding class I SAM-dependent methyltransferase — protein MSKSFDRWLPYIQPVAEALISLADLSEGDEILDVAAGTGEPSLTIARRFGSAVRITAVDGAEAMVAVAEEKRRREGLSGITFQPMKAEALAFPSNRFDRVISRFGVMLFDDPLQGLKEMRRVMKPGGKMAIAVWSEFHRIESLHLIWESIMKRLPPEGRPPLPKMADLGPPGKLEALLKTAGFEQFEIRPFLLSYTFDDFETYWAINTESGTLREPLDRFSAEEQEAIKKETSKQVVPFFKEGKIIMQNQALLAAAIA, from the coding sequence ATGTCGAAGAGCTTCGACCGGTGGCTTCCTTATATTCAGCCGGTCGCCGAGGCGCTGATCTCTCTGGCCGATCTCTCGGAAGGGGACGAGATCTTGGACGTCGCCGCCGGGACGGGAGAGCCTTCGCTGACGATCGCCCGGCGCTTCGGATCGGCCGTCCGGATCACCGCCGTCGACGGCGCCGAGGCGATGGTCGCCGTGGCCGAAGAGAAGCGCCGGAGAGAAGGGCTTTCGGGGATCACCTTCCAGCCGATGAAGGCCGAGGCGCTCGCTTTTCCTTCGAACCGGTTCGACCGGGTCATCAGCCGGTTCGGCGTGATGCTCTTCGACGATCCCCTTCAGGGACTCAAGGAGATGCGGCGGGTGATGAAGCCGGGGGGGAAGATGGCGATCGCGGTCTGGAGCGAATTCCACCGGATCGAATCGCTCCATCTGATCTGGGAATCGATCATGAAGCGCCTTCCCCCGGAAGGGCGCCCGCCCCTCCCCAAAATGGCCGACCTCGGCCCCCCGGGAAAACTGGAAGCGCTTTTAAAGACCGCCGGGTTCGAACAGTTCGAGATCAGGCCGTTTCTTTTATCGTATACCTTCGACGATTTTGAAACCTATTGGGCCATCAATACCGAATCGGGAACCCTCCGGGAACCGCTCGACCGGTTCAGCGCCGAAGAGCAGGAAGCGATCAAAAAAGAGACCTCCAAACAGGTTGTCCCTTTCTTCAAAGAGGGGAAAATCATCATGCAAAATCAGGCCCTCCTCGCCGCCGCAATCGCGTAG
- a CDS encoding response regulator: MERHFILIVDDEPSIRSGLARLLQREGYDTLLAESAEDGLAILEKKSFSAVISDYRMPGRSGTDFLTEVKRRHPESIRILLAGQEEIDEVMPAVDRGLISHLIVKPWDNDTLKKAIERWGEEFEKAHPGRPPVPVETSDETEEGMILIDELETATIPDEFLQFIPPASKKPS, encoded by the coding sequence ATGGAAAGGCACTTTATCCTCATTGTCGATGATGAACCGAGCATTCGAAGCGGCCTGGCCCGGCTCCTTCAGAGAGAAGGATATGATACCCTCTTGGCGGAGAGCGCGGAAGACGGGCTCGCCATCCTTGAAAAGAAATCGTTCTCGGCGGTCATTTCCGATTACCGGATGCCGGGCCGATCCGGAACCGATTTTCTGACCGAGGTGAAAAGGCGGCATCCGGAGTCGATCCGGATTCTTTTGGCCGGGCAAGAGGAAATTGACGAAGTGATGCCGGCCGTCGATCGAGGCCTGATTTCTCATCTGATCGTCAAACCTTGGGACAATGATACTTTAAAAAAGGCGATCGAAAGATGGGGTGAAGAATTCGAGAAAGCGCACCCCGGGAGGCCCCCGGTCCCGGTGGAAACATCGGACGAAACGGAAGAAGGGATGATCCTCATCGACGAACTGGAGACAGCCACGATCCCGGACGAATTCCTCCAATTCATTCCACCCGCCTCAAAGAAACCTTCCTGA
- a CDS encoding FHA domain-containing protein: MQITCENCFTVYELPPEKSGLAGCPYCEHINKPKKKVASVQFGGGAGGEMGIDPSKTMLNYIEGERKSEGSAVHKTIAGKAPSLPAEKSWILTILEGEDKGKRFLLSKPVIRIGRKEVELVLRDPEVSRQQCVIQIYGETAILRDLKSANGTLVNGFVVQEEILKNNDQIRAGNTLFQISLQKKK, from the coding sequence ATGCAGATCACTTGTGAAAATTGTTTTACCGTTTATGAACTCCCCCCCGAAAAGAGCGGCCTCGCCGGCTGTCCCTATTGCGAGCATATCAACAAGCCGAAGAAGAAGGTCGCCTCCGTTCAGTTCGGAGGGGGCGCCGGCGGAGAGATGGGGATCGACCCCAGCAAGACGATGCTGAACTATATTGAAGGGGAACGAAAGAGCGAAGGCTCCGCCGTCCACAAAACGATCGCGGGAAAAGCCCCCTCCCTCCCAGCGGAAAAATCATGGATCCTTACCATCCTGGAAGGGGAGGACAAAGGAAAACGTTTTCTTCTCTCCAAGCCGGTGATCCGGATTGGACGGAAAGAGGTGGAGTTGGTATTGAGGGACCCGGAGGTCTCCCGGCAACAGTGCGTGATTCAAATTTACGGCGAGACGGCGATCCTTCGCGACCTGAAGAGCGCAAACGGCACCCTGGTCAACGGCTTCGTGGTGCAGGAAGAGATCCTGAAGAATAACGATCAAATCCGCGCGGGGAATACCCTCTTCCAAATTTCCCTCCAAAAAAAGAAGTAA
- a CDS encoding serine/threonine-protein kinase, whose protein sequence is MSQPIRFGKYLLLDKIGTGGMAELFLAKQTGLSGFEKTVAIKRILPHLTQGAEFIAMFINEAKLAALLSHQNIVQIYDLGNVDQCHYIAMEYIMGKDLRTVINHGKSKSMPPSIGDALLIVSKICSALDYAHRKKDLNGNDLHLVHRDISPQNILVSYEGEVKLVDFGIAKAATGGQETKTGVLKGKLAYMSPEQAWGKPVDGRTDLFALGIVLYEAVTGERLFTGNDEISILEKVRKAEVPPPTQLNPAVPPELEVILKKAMAKEPEDRYQTASEMEMALEDLITKKGYAFSSLSLSHYMQALFADEILKDTRRLQQVTSQAHPVAPVEDRSTIVRPAHAAPPPVPADPAAAVRKSISQSKLIFPPPKGRRFSQWVSVSLLLSSWSIFLLLLFLSDIHFVARLRSKFPVLEESKAKISASLERTGLLSFLDGFQNGLFRLVETGNPGPPSHASSGEKPVGVTLARESAPASPPATPDTIDSETGVQPASLPPPAPDIPSLYREAKEDYHAGRLDEMERKLRQIIEIDPNEVQAYHLLGTVYQEKKEPDRALRIFADAAALFPKEAILHYDLGFLYFKKGVDSLAAQELNLAMKLSPRSPEAERAREILQKLGQRPQPAASLPKKKTEPPRPAAALPALTPKPETREETAEKPTAPPLQSAALSPAAPSMVDDQEQIRLLISNQKRGFEGKNIEGVLQGHLHPLPAFRQKVGEWFQRFDRVSVNYEVYELKIEGNEASVSALETIVLQSDKAASRQVEKALVFWKLEKVSDGWKIAKANVVEKY, encoded by the coding sequence ATGAGTCAGCCGATCCGGTTCGGAAAATATCTCCTCCTCGACAAGATCGGCACCGGCGGCATGGCCGAGCTCTTCCTTGCGAAGCAGACCGGCCTCTCCGGTTTCGAGAAGACCGTCGCCATCAAACGGATCTTGCCGCACCTCACCCAAGGCGCCGAGTTCATCGCGATGTTCATCAATGAGGCGAAACTCGCGGCCCTTCTGAGCCACCAGAACATCGTTCAGATTTACGATCTCGGAAACGTCGATCAGTGCCATTACATCGCGATGGAATATATCATGGGGAAAGACCTTCGAACCGTGATCAACCATGGAAAATCGAAGAGCATGCCCCCCTCGATCGGCGATGCGCTTCTGATCGTCAGCAAAATCTGCTCCGCCCTCGATTACGCCCATCGGAAGAAAGATCTCAACGGAAACGACCTGCACCTGGTCCACCGCGATATCTCCCCGCAGAATATCCTCGTCTCCTACGAAGGGGAGGTCAAGCTGGTCGATTTCGGAATCGCCAAGGCGGCGACGGGGGGACAGGAGACGAAGACCGGCGTCTTGAAAGGGAAGCTCGCCTATATGTCTCCCGAACAGGCGTGGGGGAAACCGGTCGACGGCCGGACCGATCTCTTCGCGCTCGGGATCGTTCTCTACGAGGCGGTCACGGGGGAGCGGCTCTTCACCGGCAACGATGAAATCTCTATTCTGGAGAAGGTCAGAAAGGCGGAGGTCCCCCCGCCGACGCAACTGAACCCCGCCGTTCCCCCCGAGCTCGAGGTCATTCTCAAGAAGGCGATGGCCAAAGAGCCGGAGGATCGGTATCAGACCGCTTCGGAAATGGAGATGGCGCTGGAAGATCTGATCACAAAAAAGGGATACGCCTTCAGCAGCCTCTCCCTCTCTCATTATATGCAGGCCCTCTTCGCGGATGAGATTTTAAAAGATACCCGGCGGCTCCAACAGGTCACCAGCCAGGCGCATCCGGTCGCGCCGGTGGAAGATCGCAGCACGATCGTTCGTCCCGCGCACGCGGCCCCGCCCCCCGTCCCCGCCGACCCTGCGGCCGCCGTGCGAAAAAGCATCAGCCAGAGCAAGCTGATTTTTCCTCCGCCGAAAGGACGCCGGTTCTCCCAGTGGGTCTCAGTCAGCCTTTTGCTCAGTTCCTGGTCGATATTCTTGCTGCTTCTCTTTCTTTCGGATATTCACTTTGTCGCCCGGCTACGATCGAAATTTCCGGTCCTGGAGGAATCGAAGGCCAAGATCTCGGCGTCGCTGGAGAGGACCGGCCTGCTCTCTTTTCTGGATGGCTTCCAGAACGGCCTCTTTCGACTCGTCGAAACGGGAAACCCCGGCCCTCCGTCCCACGCCTCCTCGGGCGAGAAGCCGGTTGGCGTGACGCTCGCTCGCGAATCCGCGCCGGCTTCGCCGCCGGCGACTCCCGACACGATCGACTCGGAAACAGGCGTCCAACCGGCTTCTCTCCCCCCTCCGGCGCCAGATATTCCGAGCCTCTATCGGGAAGCCAAAGAGGATTACCATGCCGGCCGGCTGGATGAAATGGAGCGGAAACTGCGGCAAATTATCGAAATCGACCCGAACGAGGTGCAAGCGTATCATCTCCTGGGAACGGTCTACCAGGAGAAGAAAGAGCCCGACAGAGCGCTTCGGATCTTTGCCGACGCGGCGGCGCTCTTTCCAAAAGAAGCGATCCTTCATTATGATTTGGGGTTCCTCTATTTCAAGAAGGGGGTCGACTCCCTCGCCGCACAAGAGCTGAATTTAGCGATGAAGCTCTCCCCCCGGAGCCCGGAGGCGGAGCGCGCCCGGGAGATCTTACAAAAACTGGGGCAACGGCCGCAGCCCGCCGCTTCTCTCCCGAAAAAAAAGACGGAGCCCCCCCGACCGGCCGCCGCGCTCCCCGCCCTCACCCCAAAGCCGGAGACGCGGGAGGAAACGGCAGAAAAACCGACGGCGCCGCCGCTCCAATCGGCGGCTCTTTCCCCCGCCGCCCCCTCTATGGTCGACGATCAGGAACAGATCCGGCTGCTCATCTCTAACCAGAAAAGAGGGTTTGAGGGAAAAAACATCGAGGGGGTCCTTCAAGGCCACCTCCACCCTCTGCCGGCCTTCCGGCAGAAAGTGGGGGAGTGGTTTCAGCGCTTTGACCGGGTTTCGGTCAATTATGAGGTCTATGAGCTCAAAATCGAGGGGAATGAAGCGTCGGTCTCGGCCCTCGAAACGATTGTCCTTCAATCGGATAAAGCCGCCTCCCGTCAGGTCGAGAAGGCGCTTGTTTTTTGGAAATTGGAGAAGGTCAGTGACGGCTGGAAAATCGCCAAAGCCAATGTGGTTGAGAAATATTAA
- a CDS encoding TatD family hydrolase has translation MLIDTHTHIADPEFDADRAAVIERALAAGVRKMVLIGTDLASSQRAVTLAAQYPFFWATVGLHPHEAKSLDRDLLQALEKLAEHPKVVGLGETGLDFHYNYSSPEEQRRAFIEQIGLAKRKRLPLVIHTREAWDETFQILEEEGGRSHAAEVGGVFHCFTGDGAVAEKAVQFGFYLSFSGIMTFPKAIPLQEAAAVVDLSRLLIETDAPYLAPQGYRGKRNEPAFVRAVAEKIAQIRNTPFEKIAETTSANAERLFTLS, from the coding sequence ATGTTGATCGATACGCATACCCATATTGCCGACCCCGAATTCGATGCAGACCGGGCGGCCGTGATCGAACGCGCCCTCGCGGCGGGGGTTCGAAAGATGGTCCTGATCGGAACCGACCTCGCCTCCAGCCAAAGGGCGGTGACCCTCGCGGCGCAATACCCCTTTTTTTGGGCGACGGTCGGCCTGCATCCGCACGAGGCGAAGTCGCTCGACCGGGACCTCCTTCAGGCGCTTGAGAAATTGGCGGAACACCCCAAAGTGGTCGGCCTGGGGGAGACCGGCCTCGACTTTCACTACAATTATTCCAGCCCGGAGGAACAGCGCCGCGCGTTTATCGAACAGATCGGTCTGGCGAAGCGAAAGCGGCTCCCCTTGGTGATTCATACAAGAGAAGCCTGGGACGAAACCTTTCAGATCTTGGAAGAAGAAGGAGGGCGATCCCATGCCGCCGAGGTCGGCGGGGTCTTTCACTGCTTCACCGGGGACGGCGCGGTCGCGGAGAAGGCGGTTCAATTCGGCTTCTATCTCTCTTTCTCCGGCATCATGACCTTTCCGAAGGCGATCCCGCTTCAAGAGGCCGCCGCCGTCGTCGATCTCTCGCGGCTTCTCATCGAAACCGACGCCCCCTACCTGGCGCCGCAAGGGTATCGGGGAAAAAGGAATGAACCGGCCTTCGTCCGCGCGGTGGCCGAAAAGATCGCGCAGATCAGAAACACTCCGTTCGAGAAAATCGCAGAAACCACCTCCGCCAACGCCGAGCGACTCTTCACGCTTTCCTAA